The following are encoded together in the Choloepus didactylus isolate mChoDid1 chromosome 7, mChoDid1.pri, whole genome shotgun sequence genome:
- the LOC119540905 gene encoding DPH3 homolog isoform X2: protein MAVFHDEVEIKDFQYDEDSETYFYLCPCGDNLAITKDQFMCGEIIPAPSTNKELVKC, encoded by the exons ATGGCGGTGTTTCACGACGAGGTGGAGATCAAGGACTTTCAGTATGACGAGGACTCGGAGACTTATTTCTACCTCTGCCCGTGTGGGGATAACTTGGCCATCAC CAAAGATCAATTTATGTGTGGAGAAATAATACCAGCACCTTCCACCAACAAGGAATTAGTTAAATGCTGA
- the LOC119540905 gene encoding DPH3 homolog isoform X1 gives MAVFHDEVEIKDFQYDEDSETYFYLCPCGDNLAITKQDLENGEDVAMCPSCSLIIKVIYDKDQFMCGEIIPAPSTNKELVKC, from the coding sequence ATGGCGGTGTTTCACGACGAGGTGGAGATCAAGGACTTTCAGTATGACGAGGACTCGGAGACTTATTTCTACCTCTGCCCGTGTGGGGATAACTTGGCCATCACCAAGCAAGATTTGGAGAATGGAGAAGACGTGGCAATGTGTCCTAGCTGCTCTCTCATTATAAAAGTGATTTATGACAAAGATCAATTTATGTGTGGAGAAATAATACCAGCACCTTCCACCAACAAGGAATTAGTTAAATGCTGA